A stretch of Babesia bigemina genome assembly Bbig001, chromosome : III DNA encodes these proteins:
- a CDS encoding Methylosome subunit pICln encodes MATFQGYQRNIERNVDNTPMLDTANNEQVHATYTDVILKFNNENHGNGTLYITTSRLVWIACDTSTVSYAFPYLGMVLHAVSKDKALCETPCVFIQLQGDSADDEEGDIPVVILAPAQAEQVENIFEGISQMNSLIEPLVSQSEDESDGDEDFDEDSYDEEDAVEVDEHVQEQDE; translated from the exons ATGGCAACCTTCCAAGGCTACCAGAGAAATATCGAACGGAACGTCGACAACACGCCCATGCTCGACACCGCAAACAACGAACAGGTGCACGCCACGTACACCGACGTTATCCTGAAGTTTAACAACGAAAACCACG GCAATGGAACGCTATACATAACGACTTCCAGGCTAGTCTGGATAGCCTGCGACACTTCCACGGTTTCCTACGCCTTCCCCTACCTGGGAATGGTGCTCCACGCCGTTTCAAAGGACAAGGCGCTCTGTGAGACGCCATGCGTATTCATACAACTCCAAGGAGACAGtgccgacgacgaggagggCGACATACCCGTAGTCATCCTAGCACCAGCACAGGCGGAACAGGTGGAAAACATCTTTGAGGGCATCTCGCAAATGAATTCGCTCATCGAGCCATTGGTCTCACAATCAGAGGACGAATCA GATGGCGACGAGGACTTCGATGAGGACAGTTATGACGAGGAAGATGCGGTTGAGGTTGATGAGCACGTACAAGAGCAGGACGAGTAA